The following nucleotide sequence is from Mustelus asterias unplaced genomic scaffold, sMusAst1.hap1.1 HAP1_SCAFFOLD_107, whole genome shotgun sequence.
ccgtaacccatgtagTTATCCTGCttatccccgacactaagggccaatttagcatggccaatcaatttaatctgcacatttttggagtgtgggaggaaacaagagcacccggaggaaacccacgcatacacagggagaatgtgcagactccacacagtcagctgaggcatgaattgaacccgggttcctggcgctgtgaggcagcaatgctaaccactgtgctgccaggctGCCTGTGTTTTAAGAAATCTCATTAAAATCTGGAACTCGGATGGGGATATGGGTTGGTGTTTGGTGGGAATCAGATTTACAGAATTGGTTCCTGTCATAGCAACAATCCAATTGCTATATGTTGGTAAGACTgagagaagtatttaaagtggagaccATAGGTGTGTTCAAGGATAATGATGgaatttatgaacttatgaactgagAAAATATTGAGAGCAAAGAAATCAATCTAAAAAATTGTAGTCACTTCACGTTGTTCCAGAAGTGGCGTCTGGTTGTGGagatgtcaggttttacacagcacatgGTCATTCTGAATGGAGAATCTCTGAGTTGTACAATTCACATCATTTCAGGGGCCAGATTGTCTGCTCAGAAAGAGGAACGTTTCTGTGACACCAATGAAAagcaacacactcactcacagacaccctcacacacagagtCTCACACCCTGCAAATTATCTCCTGTCACTTTATTGTTTTTAGTCTTTTTGAAATAAATCCTGAATGAACTATAAAATCATTCAGAAGTACTTGTTGAGATTCCCCTGAAAGACATCTATACTGTTCATTTCACTCCCTGTAGTTGTGATTTCCATATTCTCGCCACTCTTTGTAGAGAAATTTATCCTGGatttcctattggatttcttagtgactgttttatattgattgtctccagtttctcagtaacttcattgcagtgttaatctaagcctacttgtgactaataaataaaaactttactttttgctcttccccacaagaggaaacactatttctgtatctaaaccttttataattttgaagacctctgctcaggttacccctcagccttcatttctcaagaaagaagaactagcctgtcaatcctttcctgataaaaaaaacacacacgttttgaaaatcatttatgcgatgtgggcattgctggcttggccagtatttatggctaatccctgattgcccttgagaaggtggtggtgagctgccttctacattaaaatctcatcattaaaatcttctctgcaccctttccagtgcctggatatttttttaataatacggtgaccagaatgaTATGCAGTAGTCAGTAAGATTCTTGATCAGAGAGTCACAGATTTTCCTAAAGTGGTTTGAGCTTATCCATGGTTTTAAATTAGATTCTTAGgaagcaacaatttaaaaatgatgcgtaataaacagggggaaaaaaacaagacccatggcaggtgagtaaccgaggccccagcactgatcctgcgttACCCAAATAGGCActgcctgccagttggaaaaagaTCCGTTtaatcctactctttgtttcctgtctgccaatcagttttctacccatctcagtacaacagccccaatcccatgtgctttactttttgtgaagaagttgccaAGTTGACGGACGAGGGGAATCGGGTTCACGTTATCTATCTCAGGGCAtaatcatcaacaacttgtatttacacagagtgttgtggggctggaggaggttactgagatactgaggaactttttaaagttcatttttacggaatgtaggcgtcactggctgggccagcatttctttcccatccctaactgccctccatttcagagggcatttgagagtcaaccacattgctggtctggagtcacatgtaggcctgaccaagtaaggacggcaggtttccttttctaaagggcgttactgaatcaaatgggtttttacgacaattgattaaAGGTTGAGgattgtcattagacttttaactgaagattttaattgaatacaaCTTTCACCAtcgactgtggtgggattcgaacctgggtccccagagccttaccctgagtccagtgataattccactgtgccactgcctaccctattcatccaattgttattgtttatctcagggcgcagaaacaacagaatccaactttgccggtcacacatgaagtcgtctatgtttcagcaggctgtaatactgattaaaccccttcccacacatggagcagttgaaaggttttgccccagtgtgaactcgctggtgtctctgcaggcgggatggatcagtgaatcccttcccacacagggagcaggtgaacggttctgtcgcagtgtgagctcgctggtgtttcagcatataggatgaatcagtgaatgccttcccacacacagagcaggtgaacggcttctccccggtgtgaatgcgttggtgtctcagcaggccagatgactgagcgaatccctttccacacacagagcacaggaacggcctctccccagtgtgaatgcgattgtgtttcagcagatcatcacttcttttaaaggtcttattgcattctgagcattgaaaaggtctcttgtcagagtgaatgtgttggtgttgaTTGCAGTAGGAAAACTGAGCAAATCTTTTGCCGCAAATGGAGCAggagaacggcttctcccctgtgtgaatgcggcggtgtctccggaggctggatgactccgtgaaagccttcccacacacggagcagatgaatgccttctccccggtgtgaataggccggtGACTCAGCAGATGCTGCAAACAAGTAAATgttttcccacacacagggcaaacgtatggcctctccccagtgtgagtgccctggtgtctcagcagactaatccttcttttgaaggtcttctcacatttaaagcatttaaaatgtctcttctgaaaatgaatctgttggtgaacagtgtagtgggaggactgagtgaatctcttcccacactgggagcagctgaatggcctgtccttggtgtgaacttgttggtgctcagtgagatgcactgagtCGCTGAACGACTctccacagtgagagcagctgaacggtctctcgtgtgtgtgaaggagctggtgctctgcaaggcgggaggactggctgaacctcttcccgcagtgggagcagctgaacggtctctcgtcagtgtgaaggagctggtgttgggcctgttcctcagaggtttcaatgctttgcccagagtcagagctttgaagaggcttctgaataatgtgatcgagttggtgagccagcaggttggacgaacacatgaatttcttcccacacacggagcaggtgaatgaactcTCACTGTTGCGAGCTCGCTGTCGtgtcagcatgttttccagctgtatcaatccctccccacaggaggagcaaggaaacagattctcaccagtttccaactgagatggtcaattaaatcccttcagatgTACAAACCTTCAAATCCCAATGAATTGATTGACTCTGTCTGACGTGAGATTTGATTGGccagactgcaaatcctcctcttctatttcctgcaaaataagtttacaaagaattacgtcgctggcacggtggcacagtggttagtactcctgcctcacagcgccagggacctgggttcgattccggccttggttacctgtctgtgtggagtttacacagtaaggagtctaacaacagtccaacaggtttatttggtagcaaaagccactagctttcggagcgctgctgtgtggagtttgcacattctctacttgtctgcgtgggtttcctccgggtgctccagttttctcccacagtccaaagatattcaggttaggtggatttcatgctaaattatccatttTTCCCCcagcatgtgtaggttagggagattagtggggtaaataagttgggttatgttgttggggccttggtgggatgctctgtcagagagttgacttgatgggccaaatagcctccttccgagctgtggaattctatgaatatatctatcctggactgacagtggtGACTTTTGTGAACTCcctttacaggatattggaaaggaggatttacagcaagaaaacacaaaccaaacatcacgtTGAGATCTGACAGTCACTCGGATCATTAGGAGCTGATTGTTATTATCTTTGAACAGGGAAGGAGaattgtttgttctgtctgtgacaatacacaaacaggccattcggtttatcgagtctgtactggagtttatactccacatgagtctcctctcattctgatcaccacatctcagcttttcagttgatttttccaatcccttttctctcataagctcatatattttccttttgaaagcatctaaagtatttgtgtcaaccacttccagtcgcagtgagttccatattctaacaacTGTCTGAAGAAAGAAACATCTCCTATTTTCCTGTTTGATTTATTTGTTGTCTGTTCATGGTTCCCAGTAATGGAAaaaccaacaagtggaaacattccattcacaTCTCCCTACTTGTCCCATTCAGAAAGCCCGTATCAGAAGAGACAAGATTTTCTCTTGGTTTGAGCTtgttgtgtgtaaatcctccctttcTAACCGCCTGTAACAAAAAATATCCAAAATCCATCACGATAGAAAATCCAGGtacaagtaattcagaaagctattgtttgttatgaggggaatggagtaaaagcaaggaagttatgtttcagttgcacaCGGTGAGTCTGTATCTGGAGCAATGTCTACATTTCGATTTCCTTATTTTAGGaaaaatataaatgcattagaagttcATAGAAGGTTTAGTCGACGAACACCTGGAATAGGTGGATAGTctgatgaggagcagtgagacagtctctgctcgagtttaaaagagtaagaggcaacttaatttaaacctttcagatcctgaaaggtcttggatgtggagaggagtcatagaggtttatagcatggaaacaggcccttcagcccaacttgtccatgctgcccctttttttaaccccgaaactagtcccaattgcccgcatttggcccatatccctctgtacccatcgtacccatgtaactgtctaaatgcttttcaaaagacaaaattgtacccgcctctactactacctctggcagtttgctcaagacactctccaccctctgtatgaaaatattgcccctctggaccctttgtatctctcccttcttacctgaaatctatgccctctagttttagactcccctacctttgcaaaaagatattgactgtctagctgatctatggccctcattattttatagaccgctataagatcacccctatgcctcctgcgctccagaaaaaaaattcccagtctatccagtctctccttataaccatcaaatcccagtagcatcctcgtaaatcttttctgcactctttctcgtttaataacaacctttctataatagggtgaccagaactgcacacagtattccaagtgtggccttaccaatgtcttgtacaacttcaacaagacgtcccaactcctgtatttaatgttctgaccaatgaaaccaagcatgccgaatgccttcttcaccactctacctatgaacctgtacccctagatctctttgttctgtaactctccccaatgccctaccattaactgagtaagtcctgtcctggttcaatctaccaaaatgcatcacctcgcatttatcaaaattaaactccatctgccattcaccagcccactggcccaattgatcaagatcccgatgcaatccgaggtaaccttcttcactgtccactatgccaccaatcctggtgtcatctgcaaacttacgaaccatactgcaaacttactaaccatgcctactaaattctcatccacatcatgaatataaatgacaaataactgtggacccaacaccgatccctgaggcacacggctggtcacaggcctccagtttgaaaaacaaccatctacaaccaccctctgtcttctgtcatcaagccagttttgtacctatttggctacctcaccctggatcccgagagatttaaccttatgcaacaacttaccatttgataccttgtcaaaggccttgctaaagtccatgtaaagaacatcaactgcactgccctcatctaacttcttggttacccattcaaaaaactcaatcaaatttgtgagacatgattttccactccaaagccatgctgactgtttctaatcagtccttgcttctctgcatgcctgtagatcctgtctctcaaaataccttccaacaacttgttGGAAGTGTTGtttactcttatgggagaatctcggggtcactgtttaaacaaGTGTTGCGCATAGAGACAGAGATTAgatatttttcacacagtgggtcgtgaatctttggatctCCATTCCTCAAAAGTAGATATAtatctcttggggcaaaagggatattatggggggatgggtgggacaagggtattgaatttgaggatcagccatgaccataatgaatggcagggaacgttcaaagggctgaatggtctatttccgcttctattttctatgcatgtttctatgtaaacatgaggagcttggggctgaagtgtaaccaaaaggccatacgacataggagcagaattaggcgactcggcccatcgaggctgcttcaccattcagtcatgggctgatatttttctcatccccattctcctaccttttcaccataacccctgatccacttattaatcaagaacctatctatctctgtcttaaagacactcaatgacctggcctccacagccttctgtggcaaagagttccacagattcaccactctctggtgggccagtgggctgacgaatggcagatggaatttaatttcgacaaatgcgaagtgatgcattttggtagattgaaccaggacaggacttactcagttaatggtagggcattggggagagttacagaacgaagagatctaggggtacatgttcatagctccttgaaagtggagtcacaggtggacagagtggtgaagaaggcattcggcatgcttggtttcatcggtcagaacattgaatacaggagttggaatgtcttgttgaagttgtacaagacattggtaaggccacacttggaatactgtgtgcaattctggtcaccctattatagaaaggatattattaaactagaaagagtgcagaaaagatttagtaggatgctaccgggacttgatggattgagtataaggagaggctgaatggactggaacttttttctctggagcgtaggaggctgaggggtgatcttatagaagtctataaaataatgaggggcatagacaaggtagatagtcaatatcttttcccaaaggtaggggagtctaaaactagagggcataggtttaaggtgagaggggagagatacaaaagtgtccagaggggcaatttgttcacacagagggtggtgagtgtctggaacaagctgtgggtacaattgtatcttttaaaaagcatttagatagttacatgggtgcgatgggaatagagggatgtgggccaaatgcaggcaattgggattagcttcaggggttttaaaaaaaaagggcagcatggacaagttgggccgaagggcctgtttccatgctgtaaacctcgatgactctggctgaagaaattcttcctcatctctgtttgaaaggaacatccctttagtctgaggttgtgccctctggttctagttttatcgactcgtggaaacatcctctccacgtccactctgtccaggcctcgccgtaccctgtaagtttcaataaattcctcctcaaccttctagactccaacaagtacaaaagCCGTGTAACCGCTTCAGGTAAGTATTCCGGGATGCAACCTCTCATACTGAATATGTACATGACCCATTAACTTCTCTTGGCTGCAAACGTGAGGtgcagcctgggagtgggtgaagctgtttgAAAATCTGATGCTCAAATTTAGTCATGTTTCCGAGCACGAGGACCCGGTGGGAGCAGAAACACAAAGACCCGCCCCCTCACGGTTGCGTCACCAAGACAccagcgcatgcgctctgctccctgctcaatcaagatggcggctgttAACCTGAGCATCGTCTCGGGAAAAAGACCCGAAACTGCAAACACGGGACTTACGGGCTCATATTCGATGTTTGAGGCCTTTAACAGGTATTTAAAAACTGTCTACGTCCATCCGCCGGTTCGATTGCTCCCTCTATGTTTCTGCATCCTTACCGGCTGCTGACGAGACAGAGGAACTTCTCTCCAGTTGCTGTCACCCACACTGCGCGTGCTGCAGACGCCTTtgcttactgcgcatgcgcacctCTCCCATGCGTGGAACAGGGAACTCTTccgattggtccggagctgcgcatgtttcaggtcccgcccctcattcactccgattggttggaggaccagccgctcccgctcggtcctccagtcccgccccctcttcctattggcccggaactgccgtcaatcagtcccctgggcattgtgatgtggagcacgcgcagtgtcattgctggccttggcgcttgtttgtcccggagaagcggagtcagcgttaggcggtggctgggaggatttggaaacactttgtggatccgcaaacccttcagaatcattgtcagctccctggtttgcagctgcggggcttctccctccctccctctcgggaacaggcccaggttaacggccccatcctggctcagccactggagaatggttcacatgatgtggagatgccggcgttggactggggtaaacacagtaagaagtttaacaacaccaggttaaagtccaacaggtttatttggtagcaaaagccacacaagctttcgaggctctgagccccttcttcaggtgagtgggaattctgttcacaaacagaacttataagacacagactcaatttacatgaataatggttggaatgcgaatacttacaactaatccagtctttaagaaacaaaacaatgggagtggagagagcatcaagacaggctaaaaagatgtgtattgtctccagacaagacagccagtgaaactctgcaggtccacgcaactgtgggagttacaaatagtgtgacataaattctgattctaggatcgcatgataaagaaaaaccctgccacagcaacctctgcaagacgtgccggatcatcgacacagatgccatcatctcacgtgagaacaccatccaccaggtacacggtacatactcttgcaactcggccaacgttgtctacctgatacgctgcaagaaaggatgtcccgaggcatggtacattggggaaactatgcagacgctgcgacaacggatgaatgaacaccgctcgacaatcaccaggcaagactgttctcttcctgttggggagcacttcagcggtcacgggcattcggcctctgatattcgggtaagcgttctccaaggcggccttcgtgacacacgacagcgcagagtcgcggagcagaaactgatagccaggttccgcacacacaaggacggcctcaaccgggatattgggtttatgtcacactatttcacataaatatttctgcttttttcctcctgagtctttatcatgcgatcctagaatcagaatttatgtcacactatttgtaactcccacagttgcgtggacctgcagagtttcactggctgtcttgtctggagacaatacacatctttttagcctgtcttgatgctctctccactcccattgttttgtttcttaaagactggattagttgtaagtattcgcattccaaccattattcatgtaaattgagtctgtgtcttataagttctgtttgtgaacagaattcccactcacctgaagaaggggctcagagcctcgaaagcttgaatggttcacatcagaggatgggggagggggacaataaataagaggttacactttggcctcaaatcaatgaggactctgatctctgggaaggaaggaaaccctgggagatgggcggggaggattcacaaacacccgctggaggccccaacatccccaataagacccattggttttattgtcagtctgcagaaagcagctggagaactgaatccacaggaagagttttaacaacaccaggttaaagtccaacaggtttatttggcagcaaatgccattagctttcggagcactgctcctttgtccgattgagtggatatctgctctcaaacagggcatacagagacagaaaatcaagttacagaatactgattagaatgcaaatctttacagctaatcaggtcttaaagatacagacagtgtgagtggagggattaggcacaggttaatgaaatgagtattgtctccagacaggacagccagtgagattctgcaagtccaggaggcaagctgtgggggttaccgatagtgatctggatgagg
It contains:
- the LOC144484450 gene encoding uncharacterized protein LOC144484450, which gives rise to MLTRQRARNSESSFTCSVCGKKFMCSSNLLAHQLDHIIQKPLQSSDSGQSIETSEEQAQHQLLHTDERPFSCSHCGKRFSQSSRLAEHQLLHTHERPFSCSHCGESFSDSVHLTEHQQVHTKDRPFSCSQCGKRFTQSSHYTVHQQIHFQKRHFKCFKCEKTFKRRISLLRHQGTHTGERPYVCPVCGKTFTCLQHLLSHRPIHTGEKAFICSVCGKAFTESSSLRRHRRIHTGEKPFSCSICGKRFAQFSYCNQHQHIHSDKRPFQCSECNKTFKRSDDLLKHNRIHTGERPFLCSVCGKGFAQSSGLLRHQRIHTGEKPFTCSVCGKAFTDSSYMLKHQRAHTATEPFTCSLCGKGFTDPSRLQRHQRVHTGAKPFNCSMCGKGFNQYYSLLKHRRLHV